In Trichlorobacter lovleyi, the DNA window TGGGCAAAATAATCAGCCACCACGTTATGGCCCGGCTTCAGACTGCCGCCCTGATACTCGCCACCGGCCAGCACCGCCATCAGGGTGGATTTACCGGCCCCGTTATGCCCCACCAGGGCAACCCGCTCCCCTTTTTCAACGGTCAGATCCACCTTGTTCAGGACAACGTTGGTGCCGTAGCTGCGGGTCAGCCCCTGCAGTTCCAGCACAATCCGGCCGCTCTTGGGGGCATCGGGAAACTGGAAGCGGATCTTCTTGCGCTCCGGCGGCAGCGCAATCCGCTCCACCTTCTCCAGCTGCTTGATCCGTGACTGGACCAGTGAGGCCTTGTTGGCCTGATAGCGGAAACGGCGGATAAAGTCTTCGGTCTTCTGGACCTCCTCATCCTGCAGCCGCTTGGCCTCCCGTAGCGCAGAGACCCGTTCTTCCCGCTGGATCAGGTAGGTGGAGTAGGAACAGTGGTAATCGGCAATGGTGTGGTTCCAGACCTCGGCGATCCTGGAGCAGACCTGGTCCATGAAGAAGCGGTCGTGGGAGACCAGGATAACGGAACCGGGGTAGCAGCAGAGGTACTGCTCAAGCCAGTTGCGGGCCTCGATATCCAGGTGGTTGGTCGGTTCGTCCAGCAGCAGCACATCCGGTTTCTGCAGCAGCAGCCTGGCCAGGGCGATCCGCATCTGCCAACCGCCGGAAAACTCGCCGCAGTCCTTGTGCCAGTCCTCCTGGCTGAACCCCAGACCTTTCAGCACGGTGCCGATCTCGGCCTCCATGGTGTAGCCGCCACGATGGCGGAACTGTTCCTGCAGTTCACCATAGCGTGCCAGCAGGGCATCATGCCCAGCCGCATCGTGGGGCATCTGCTCCAGCTCCTGTCCCAGCCGGTGCAGTTCTTCTTCCAGGGCCAGCAGCTCCGACAGGGCCGAGCGGGCCTCGTGGAACAGCATCCTGCCGCTGGTGACAATGCCGTCCTGGGGCAGGTAGGCAGCCCTGGCCCCCTTGGCCAGCTGGATATCACCGTCACTTGACTCCTCAAGCCCGGCAATGATCTTCATCAGGGTTGATTTACCGGCCCCGTTTTCGCCGATCAGGGCCACCCGCTCACCCTTGCGCAGGTGCCAGGAGATGTTCGCAAACAGAACGCGACCGGAATAGTCTTTAGAGAGATTAACGAGTTGGAGCATGATTTAGTCT includes these proteins:
- a CDS encoding ABC-F family ATP-binding cassette domain-containing protein; translated protein: MLQLVNLSKDYSGRVLFANISWHLRKGERVALIGENGAGKSTLMKIIAGLEESSDGDIQLAKGARAAYLPQDGIVTSGRMLFHEARSALSELLALEEELHRLGQELEQMPHDAAGHDALLARYGELQEQFRHRGGYTMEAEIGTVLKGLGFSQEDWHKDCGEFSGGWQMRIALARLLLQKPDVLLLDEPTNHLDIEARNWLEQYLCCYPGSVILVSHDRFFMDQVCSRIAEVWNHTIADYHCSYSTYLIQREERVSALREAKRLQDEEVQKTEDFIRRFRYQANKASLVQSRIKQLEKVERIALPPERKKIRFQFPDAPKSGRIVLELQGLTRSYGTNVVLNKVDLTVEKGERVALVGHNGAGKSTLMAVLAGGEYQGGSLKPGHNVVADYFAQDQANVLDATRTAYDELYSDCPYEMVPKLRDILGAFLFSGDDIHKKVGVLSGGERNRLALAKMLLRPSNLLLMDEPTNHLDLFSKEVLLDALKGFDGTVVFVSHDRYFVNGLATRVVEVGDGKLTDYYGDYEYYLSKKEGESAQAAAAPARQVKTAAEPAPNVSAVASLPPQNKEDRLKDREEQKRRKKEEQAREKQQQAIEKEIATVEQKIAELETEMNRPGFFDDPARFL